One window of the Bacillota bacterium genome contains the following:
- a CDS encoding (Fe-S)-binding protein encodes MDNIKPQDMGKTSDVIVRPEKLMPLPAPYDKPGMEPEFKPVKDTWKEDFCTSLDGFVGNDTLARPKTKEEEQEMIKKFLSGLDKLFSDQTNRGYLQPLALSFEYCAKCNTCSEACHTFKSSGETEIYRPIFRSEVLRKIYRKHKNGDSLVNRFIGGDIDLNIETILRLGELAYRCNLCRRCAQTCPLGLDNGLLAREIRKIFSMEMGIAPKPLHEKGTVNQLKIGSSTGLNKAALLDVIEFIEEDMYDKTGKEYKIPMDKKGADILLTHNAGEFLAWPENPAAFAIIFEEAGLNWTLSSEMIGYDNVNYGLFYDDAQAKKIGIQQFKAARDLGVRKIVIGECGHAHKAATVSMDRNVAGEDNIPRESFLPLLQDLIKKKAIKQDPSRNNFPVTLHDPCNMARMMGLIMPQREIIKTICPQFREMTPNGARNYCCGGGSGFAIMNSFNFPEFRNKVASRMKFKQILNAFQDTIEDPETPKYVCAPCSNCKGAIRDILEYYETTAKFNVHYGGLVELVVNAMPQFERPFLDFLDEEAGMM; translated from the coding sequence ATGGATAATATAAAACCTCAAGATATGGGCAAAACATCGGACGTCATAGTCCGGCCGGAAAAATTGATGCCTCTGCCCGCCCCATATGACAAGCCGGGTATGGAACCAGAATTTAAACCCGTTAAAGACACATGGAAAGAAGACTTCTGTACCAGCCTGGACGGGTTTGTGGGCAATGACACCCTGGCAAGGCCCAAAACAAAAGAAGAAGAACAAGAAATGATCAAAAAATTCCTTAGTGGCCTGGACAAACTTTTTTCAGACCAAACCAACCGGGGTTACCTACAGCCCCTGGCGCTTTCCTTTGAATACTGTGCCAAGTGTAACACCTGTTCAGAGGCCTGCCACACCTTTAAATCCAGTGGCGAAACAGAAATATACAGGCCCATCTTTCGTTCCGAAGTACTGCGTAAAATATACAGAAAACATAAAAACGGAGATAGCCTGGTAAACCGCTTCATCGGCGGAGACATTGATTTAAACATTGAGACCATCCTGCGCCTGGGAGAGTTGGCCTACCGTTGCAACCTTTGCCGGCGCTGTGCCCAAACTTGTCCTTTGGGCCTTGATAACGGGCTCTTAGCCAGGGAAATCAGAAAGATCTTTAGTATGGAAATGGGGATTGCCCCCAAACCACTACACGAAAAAGGAACAGTTAACCAGTTAAAGATTGGATCTAGCACCGGTCTGAATAAAGCAGCTTTATTAGACGTAATTGAATTTATTGAAGAAGATATGTACGATAAGACCGGTAAAGAATACAAAATTCCCATGGACAAAAAAGGAGCCGATATCCTTTTAACTCATAATGCCGGTGAATTTTTGGCCTGGCCCGAAAATCCGGCAGCCTTTGCTATCATCTTTGAAGAAGCAGGCCTGAACTGGACCCTGAGCAGCGAGATGATCGGATACGACAACGTAAACTACGGCCTTTTCTACGATGATGCCCAGGCAAAGAAAATTGGAATTCAGCAATTTAAAGCCGCCAGAGATCTTGGTGTTAGAAAAATCGTGATCGGTGAGTGTGGACATGCCCACAAGGCGGCAACAGTAAGCATGGACCGTAATGTGGCCGGTGAAGATAATATTCCCCGGGAAAGCTTTCTTCCACTACTGCAGGATCTGATTAAAAAGAAAGCAATCAAGCAGGACCCCTCGCGGAATAACTTCCCCGTTACCTTGCATGACCCTTGTAATATGGCACGTATGATGGGCCTTATTATGCCGCAGCGGGAAATTATTAAAACCATATGCCCGCAGTTCAGGGAAATGACTCCCAACGGAGCACGAAACTACTGTTGCGGTGGCGGCAGCGGATTTGCCATCATGAACTCCTTTAATTTCCCTGAATTTAGAAATAAGGTAGCCAGCAGGATGAAGTTCAAACAAATCCTGAATGCTTTCCAAGACACCATCGAAGACCCTGAAACCCCTAAATATGTCTGTGCCCCCTGCTCTAACTGTAAAGGGGCGATAAGAGATATTTTGGAATACTATGAAACTACCGCCAAATTTAATGTGCATTACGGCGGCCTAGTGGAGCTGGTGGTAAACGCTATGCCGCAGTTTGAACGGCCTTTCCTAGATTTCCTTGATGAGGAAGCCGGGATGATGTAA
- a CDS encoding nitrate reductase gamma subunit: MALLLFIYVSIGAFIGLSIYRACQYAKMPLHGRWELYPVPKEPGERGHYGGSYYEELEYWTKPRKVSHMGEMKEMLKEMLFIKNLFVNQKRQWYLSYSLHLGIYLLGLWTVLLLVGAIVELTGTPVVAVNTSPVTAIIYYLTLYAGLAGVALLTIGSGGLVIKRIVNNAFSKYTTPQEYFNLLFLFAVALSGLVVWSADPAFNYGREIFKGLITFSPITANAALTVHIVLLGALMIYIPQTKMSHYVGKYFAFHKVLWENEPNLRNSKMEEKVKENLSYKPSTAWSAPHINPGAAAPEKK; this comes from the coding sequence TTGGCACTATTACTATTTATTTACGTGTCTATAGGGGCTTTTATCGGCCTGTCCATTTACCGGGCATGCCAATACGCAAAAATGCCCCTACATGGACGATGGGAACTCTATCCTGTGCCCAAGGAGCCGGGTGAAAGAGGTCATTACGGCGGGTCCTATTACGAGGAATTGGAGTACTGGACAAAGCCCAGAAAAGTTTCTCACATGGGTGAAATGAAAGAAATGCTAAAAGAAATGCTCTTTATCAAAAACCTTTTTGTCAATCAAAAGAGGCAGTGGTATCTAAGCTACTCACTTCATTTAGGGATTTACTTGCTGGGACTGTGGACTGTTCTGCTGCTGGTTGGAGCAATCGTGGAATTAACGGGGACGCCGGTAGTTGCCGTTAACACCAGCCCAGTGACCGCAATTATTTATTATCTAACCTTATATGCAGGACTCGCAGGTGTAGCCTTGTTGACAATTGGTTCCGGCGGACTGGTCATCAAAAGAATAGTCAATAATGCATTCAGTAAATATACAACCCCGCAGGAATACTTTAACCTACTTTTCCTTTTTGCTGTAGCGCTATCAGGGCTGGTAGTATGGAGCGCGGACCCGGCCTTTAATTACGGCCGCGAGATATTTAAAGGCCTGATAACTTTCTCGCCCATTACGGCCAATGCTGCTTTAACTGTACACATTGTACTACTGGGCGCTTTAATGATCTATATTCCCCAGACCAAAATGAGTCACTATGTAGGCAAATACTTCGCCTTTCATAAAGTATTATGGGAAAATGAACCCAACTTAAGGAACTCCAAGATGGAAGAAAAAGTTAAAGAAAACCTGAGTTATAAGCCCAGTACAGCATGGTCGGCACCCCATATTAATCCCGGTGCTGCAGCCCCGGAGAAAAAATAA
- a CDS encoding 4Fe-4S dicluster domain-containing protein, giving the protein MPEEKMVNIYIMNKQYEVPAGVTIMKAMEFAGYQFVRGCGCRGGFCGACGTVYRKPGDFRLRSGLACQLQAEEGMYLAQIPFYPANRSTYNLQELTPELSTILTNYPEVTRCLGCNQCTKICPQGLDVMDYIAAAQRGDIEKAAHMSFDCIMCGLCVSRCPAEIVHYNVGILCRRLYGRHIIPKAEHLAKRVEEIKSGKFDGELNDLMGKTQEELTKIYDDRDMEQ; this is encoded by the coding sequence ATGCCTGAAGAAAAAATGGTCAACATTTATATTATGAACAAGCAGTATGAAGTTCCTGCCGGGGTAACCATTATGAAGGCCATGGAATTTGCCGGTTACCAGTTTGTCAGGGGTTGTGGCTGCCGGGGCGGTTTCTGTGGTGCTTGTGGTACCGTGTACAGGAAGCCCGGTGATTTTCGCCTGCGCAGTGGACTGGCCTGTCAGTTGCAAGCGGAAGAAGGAATGTACCTAGCCCAGATTCCTTTCTACCCGGCTAACCGGTCAACTTATAACTTACAAGAGCTAACTCCTGAGCTATCCACCATTCTTACTAATTATCCGGAAGTAACTCGCTGCTTGGGCTGTAACCAGTGCACCAAGATTTGCCCACAGGGCCTCGATGTTATGGACTATATAGCAGCGGCTCAGCGCGGTGACATAGAAAAAGCGGCTCACATGTCCTTTGACTGCATTATGTGCGGGCTGTGTGTTTCCCGTTGTCCTGCCGAGATTGTTCATTATAATGTTGGTATTCTGTGCCGTAGGCTTTACGGGCGCCACATTATTCCTAAGGCTGAGCACCTGGCCAAGCGGGTGGAGGAAATTAAGTCCGGCAAGTTTGATGGCGAATTGAACGATCTGATGGGTAAGACCCAAGAAGAGCTTACCAAGATTTATGATGATCGCGATATGGAGCAATAA
- a CDS encoding FAD-binding protein, which produces MYTAEMLELIKVVEQTREKRMSETFPRINVEEKNKLLRGFHPDYMDGAMRPVQLGPNKGDALPHEHVDILESRSWVDPADVDLEKIDFDVDVLVIGGGGAGTSAAIMAAEGGADVLMATKLRHGDANTMMAEGGIQAADKENDSPPIHYLDVMGGGGFLNIPELVSALVSDAPICIEWLENFGAMFSKFPDGTMNTIHGGGTSRRRMHFAHDYTGAEIMRTLRDEARNRGVKVLEFAPAVELLKDDQGQVAGAILYNMETEKYYIVRAKAVVMATGGSGRLHINESPTTNHYGATADGIIMSYRAGAKLAFLNATQFHPTGVAFPEQVVGQLVTEKVRGLGAQLVNIEGEQFFYPLETRDAVSSAIIRECRERGKGLTVPSGSGVWLDSPMIDIIHGKGTVQEELPAMFRMFDNFGIKMDETPIIIYPTLHYQNGGVLINDKAETEIEGLYIAGECAGGVHGRNRLMGNSLLDILVFGRRAGMNAAEKVKNVKVGKLNLEHAAEYNQELDKLGLNERVAPILIPDYRYKISG; this is translated from the coding sequence ATGTACACAGCGGAAATGCTGGAGTTAATAAAGGTTGTTGAGCAAACCAGGGAAAAGCGCATGAGCGAAACCTTTCCCCGTATAAATGTGGAAGAAAAGAATAAATTACTGCGTGGTTTTCACCCGGACTATATGGACGGGGCAATGAGGCCGGTGCAACTTGGACCAAACAAGGGTGATGCACTGCCCCATGAGCACGTTGATATTCTGGAGAGTCGTTCCTGGGTTGACCCGGCGGACGTAGATCTGGAAAAAATAGATTTTGATGTAGATGTATTGGTTATCGGTGGTGGCGGCGCCGGTACTTCCGCGGCCATTATGGCAGCTGAGGGCGGGGCTGACGTTCTGATGGCTACCAAGCTGCGTCATGGTGATGCCAATACAATGATGGCAGAAGGCGGTATTCAGGCTGCTGACAAGGAAAACGACTCACCCCCTATCCATTATCTGGATGTTATGGGCGGTGGTGGCTTTTTAAACATTCCCGAATTGGTTAGCGCGTTGGTAAGCGACGCTCCCATTTGTATTGAGTGGCTTGAGAATTTTGGTGCAATGTTCTCCAAGTTCCCAGATGGCACAATGAATACTATTCACGGCGGCGGTACTTCACGTAGGCGTATGCACTTTGCCCATGACTATACCGGTGCCGAAATAATGCGTACACTGCGGGATGAGGCTCGTAACAGGGGTGTTAAGGTGCTTGAATTTGCCCCGGCTGTAGAGCTTTTGAAAGATGACCAGGGACAAGTAGCAGGTGCAATCCTGTATAATATGGAAACTGAAAAGTATTATATAGTCAGGGCTAAGGCTGTTGTTATGGCTACCGGTGGATCAGGGCGCCTGCACATTAATGAGTCGCCTACCACAAACCACTATGGTGCTACAGCAGACGGTATTATCATGAGTTACCGGGCCGGTGCCAAGTTGGCATTTTTGAATGCTACCCAGTTTCACCCCACCGGTGTTGCCTTCCCCGAGCAGGTTGTGGGACAGCTGGTAACAGAGAAAGTGCGTGGTTTAGGTGCTCAGCTGGTAAACATTGAAGGTGAACAGTTCTTTTATCCGCTAGAAACAAGGGACGCCGTTTCCTCAGCCATTATCCGGGAATGTCGTGAGCGCGGTAAAGGTTTAACAGTGCCCAGTGGTTCTGGTGTATGGTTGGACTCACCGATGATTGATATTATCCATGGTAAGGGTACTGTACAAGAAGAACTCCCGGCCATGTTCCGTATGTTTGATAACTTCGGTATTAAGATGGATGAGACTCCCATTATTATTTACCCCACTCTGCATTACCAGAATGGCGGTGTATTAATTAACGATAAAGCTGAAACTGAAATTGAAGGCCTTTATATTGCAGGTGAGTGCGCCGGTGGAGTACACGGGCGTAACCGCTTGATGGGTAACTCTTTGCTGGACATTTTGGTATTTGGCCGTCGTGCCGGTATGAATGCCGCTGAGAAGGTCAAGAATGTTAAAGTTGGTAAACTTAACCTGGAGCATGCTGCTGAGTATAACCAAGAATTAGACAAGCTTGGATTAAATGAAAGAGTTGCTCCTATTCTTATTCCTGACTACCGTTACAAGATCAGTGGTTAA
- a CDS encoding FAD-binding protein yields the protein MVVGGGISGMQSALDLAESGLKVHLVEEKPAIGGTMSRLDKTFPTNDCAMCIVSPKLVDVGRHLNIDIITGAKVKEVNGGPGNFRVKLDEKARYVDLDKCTGCGECATACPVELPSEFDGELGNRKAVYKLYAQAMPSAYAIEKKGTPPCRDACPAGVNVQGYVQLIKMGKYIDSWSLIYENNPLPAVCGRVCTHPCESQCHRGSVDSPVNIRELKRFAADQAYSDPALLPLPETHSPKEEKVAVIGSGPAGLSNAYQLAKLGYQVTVFEALSAAGGMLRVGIPEYRLPKEVLELEISLLEKQGIEIKLNSKLGVDFTLEELKQQGYKAVFLALGAHQGISLNLPGEELDGVISGVDLLRNANLGEKVEIGKRVAVIGGGNTAMDAARTALRLGAEEVTIVYRRSEAEITAAREEIDEALEEGIKFQMLTSPKTITEDTGKIAGLECMLNELGEADSGGRRRPVPVEGSEFVIPVDNVILAVGQKPDLSGLDTGIDVSKKSTVVASRETGVTSIAGVFAAGDVVTGPATVIDAIGAGKKAAFSIDRFLRGEEVSIVENNAGVKVAGFPLHKSGNTQIPRVETTLVEPKERIKNFQEAAHGITEEKAHSEADRCLNCGVCSECGECVKVCQANAIEHTTKDKEEEIEVGAIILNPGADIYDPSELDYFGYKQSPNVLTSIEFERILSASGPYQGHMVRPSDGKEPSKIAWIQCVGSRNVKIDHDYCSSVCCMYAIKEAVIAKEHSPSDLETTIFLMDMRSYGKDFEKYYTRARDEQGVRFVKSRIFSVNPAPDGSDNLAIRYSDEEGNVYWEEFDMVVLSVGFKASCGSKELAKAAGVELNEFGFCKTQEFSKAMTTQQGIFASGVFAGPKDIPETVVDASAAAGYASRMLSEARGTLTKVKGYPPEKNVGKGKPRIGVFVCNCGINIGSVVNVPGVVDYVKGIENVVYAQEFLFTCSQDSVEKIKEIISEQDLTRVVVASCTPRTHAPLFQSALREAGLNPYLYEHVNIREHSSWVHRDNKPGATQKAKDLVRMAIAKVALLKPVTPTFTEVNHTSLVIGGGAAGMSAALSLAEQGFDVCLVEKEHQLGGHMKHIQYTLEGQDPQLELNNLIDQVTNNNRITVYTGAEIQDSDGYPGNYRTTIKVSDKIEELEHGGSVLATGAGAAKTEEYLYGRHPQVVTQVELEEKLASGDGTDLENIVMIQCVGSRDQNRPYCSRICCQQALKNALKLKEINPSANIYILYRDIRSYGLMEKYYTRARQKGIIFIRYNEQEKPKVSEQDNTLSVTVKEHVLGELITIEPHLLVLSTGIVPNTENQRLSQLFKVPLDADGFLLEAHMKLRPVDFSAEGLYLCGLAHAPKLVGESVQQANAAAMRAATLLSKEKLENVGITATVNKKRCVGCGVCVEACSYNAREIDPINKVAKVTDVLCQGCGACVVACPNGATQQKGFEKSQMLAALKAALL from the coding sequence ATGGTCGTTGGCGGCGGCATAAGCGGAATGCAGTCCGCCTTAGATTTGGCTGAGTCCGGGCTAAAGGTGCACCTAGTGGAGGAGAAACCTGCCATTGGGGGAACCATGTCCAGGTTGGACAAAACATTTCCCACCAACGACTGCGCCATGTGTATTGTCTCCCCCAAGCTGGTAGATGTAGGAAGGCATTTAAACATTGATATTATTACCGGTGCAAAAGTGAAAGAAGTTAATGGCGGGCCTGGGAACTTTAGGGTTAAACTGGACGAAAAAGCAAGATACGTTGATTTAGATAAATGTACCGGCTGTGGGGAATGTGCCACCGCCTGCCCAGTGGAGCTGCCCAGTGAATTTGACGGCGAACTGGGTAACCGAAAAGCTGTTTACAAGCTTTACGCCCAGGCCATGCCATCTGCATATGCCATTGAAAAGAAAGGCACTCCGCCCTGCAGAGACGCATGTCCCGCCGGTGTAAACGTCCAGGGATATGTGCAATTGATTAAAATGGGTAAATACATAGACTCCTGGAGCTTAATTTACGAAAATAACCCCTTGCCGGCCGTATGCGGCAGGGTCTGTACGCATCCCTGTGAGTCCCAATGTCACAGGGGAAGTGTGGATAGCCCGGTTAACATAAGAGAGTTAAAGAGATTTGCCGCGGACCAAGCTTACAGTGACCCTGCACTATTACCCCTGCCTGAAACCCACTCACCAAAAGAGGAAAAAGTAGCTGTAATCGGTTCCGGACCCGCAGGATTATCCAACGCTTATCAGCTGGCTAAACTTGGCTACCAGGTTACTGTGTTTGAAGCCTTGTCCGCTGCCGGGGGGATGCTCCGTGTAGGAATTCCGGAATACCGGCTTCCTAAAGAAGTGTTGGAGCTGGAAATTAGCCTACTGGAAAAACAGGGGATTGAAATTAAATTGAACAGCAAGCTAGGGGTGGATTTTACTTTAGAGGAGTTAAAACAGCAGGGATATAAAGCCGTATTTCTGGCCTTGGGGGCTCATCAAGGTATCTCCTTAAATCTGCCCGGGGAAGAGCTGGATGGGGTAATTTCCGGTGTTGACCTGCTTAGGAATGCCAACCTGGGTGAAAAGGTAGAAATAGGTAAGCGAGTTGCTGTAATCGGCGGTGGTAACACTGCCATGGATGCGGCCAGGACGGCGTTACGCCTGGGAGCGGAGGAAGTCACCATCGTTTACCGCCGCTCTGAGGCTGAGATTACGGCTGCCCGGGAGGAAATTGATGAGGCCTTGGAGGAAGGCATCAAGTTTCAGATGCTTACCAGTCCTAAGACCATAACAGAGGACACCGGTAAGATTGCCGGGCTGGAGTGTATGCTCAATGAATTAGGAGAAGCAGACTCAGGTGGACGCCGCCGCCCGGTTCCGGTAGAGGGTAGTGAGTTTGTGATACCTGTTGACAATGTTATTTTAGCCGTAGGCCAGAAACCTGACCTCTCAGGTCTAGACACTGGTATAGATGTATCTAAGAAAAGCACGGTTGTGGCATCGAGGGAAACCGGTGTCACCAGTATTGCCGGGGTGTTTGCCGCCGGCGATGTGGTGACCGGCCCCGCCACCGTCATAGATGCTATCGGTGCGGGTAAGAAAGCCGCCTTTAGTATTGACCGTTTCTTGCGCGGTGAAGAAGTTTCGATCGTAGAAAACAATGCCGGTGTGAAAGTGGCAGGCTTTCCGTTACACAAATCCGGCAACACCCAAATTCCAAGAGTTGAAACCACCCTGGTCGAACCTAAGGAACGAATTAAAAACTTCCAGGAAGCGGCCCATGGCATAACGGAAGAGAAGGCCCATAGCGAAGCAGATCGCTGCCTTAACTGCGGAGTGTGCTCCGAGTGCGGAGAGTGTGTAAAGGTATGCCAGGCTAACGCCATTGAGCATACCACCAAAGACAAAGAAGAGGAAATAGAAGTAGGAGCGATCATATTAAATCCGGGCGCAGACATATATGACCCCTCCGAGCTGGACTACTTTGGCTATAAACAATCTCCTAATGTACTCACCAGTATAGAATTCGAACGTATACTGTCCGCCTCCGGCCCGTACCAGGGACACATGGTACGTCCTTCCGACGGAAAAGAGCCGAGCAAAATAGCCTGGATACAATGTGTAGGTTCAAGAAACGTCAAGATAGATCACGATTACTGCTCCTCTGTCTGCTGCATGTATGCTATCAAAGAGGCGGTAATTGCTAAAGAACATAGCCCCAGCGATCTGGAAACCACCATATTTCTGATGGATATGCGCTCTTATGGAAAAGACTTTGAGAAATACTATACACGTGCCAGGGACGAACAAGGTGTACGTTTTGTTAAGAGCCGTATATTTAGCGTAAACCCAGCACCTGACGGTTCAGACAACCTGGCTATCAGGTATAGCGACGAGGAAGGAAATGTCTACTGGGAAGAATTTGACATGGTGGTTCTTTCAGTGGGCTTTAAAGCCTCATGCGGCTCAAAAGAATTGGCTAAAGCCGCTGGAGTGGAGCTAAATGAATTCGGTTTCTGTAAAACCCAGGAGTTCTCCAAGGCCATGACCACACAGCAGGGTATATTCGCCAGTGGAGTGTTTGCAGGGCCCAAAGACATCCCGGAGACCGTAGTCGATGCCAGTGCCGCTGCAGGCTATGCCTCACGCATGCTGTCTGAGGCCCGGGGGACACTAACCAAAGTTAAAGGGTACCCGCCCGAGAAAAATGTTGGCAAGGGAAAACCTCGCATAGGAGTGTTTGTCTGTAATTGTGGTATCAACATCGGCAGCGTGGTTAACGTTCCCGGCGTGGTTGATTACGTAAAGGGCATAGAAAACGTGGTTTATGCTCAGGAATTCTTGTTTACTTGTTCTCAGGACAGCGTAGAGAAAATCAAAGAAATAATTTCAGAGCAGGATCTTACGCGGGTAGTGGTGGCATCATGCACCCCCCGTACGCATGCCCCGCTTTTCCAGAGCGCTTTGAGAGAGGCCGGTCTCAATCCTTACCTTTATGAACACGTAAATATTAGAGAACACTCTTCCTGGGTACACCGTGACAATAAGCCGGGGGCAACCCAAAAAGCAAAGGACCTGGTAAGGATGGCTATAGCCAAGGTTGCCCTTTTAAAACCGGTGACACCGACATTTACCGAAGTAAACCATACCTCGCTGGTAATAGGAGGCGGAGCGGCGGGAATGTCTGCGGCTCTTTCACTGGCAGAGCAAGGCTTTGACGTCTGCCTGGTTGAGAAAGAACATCAACTGGGCGGGCACATGAAACATATTCAATACACTTTAGAAGGTCAGGATCCTCAACTAGAGCTTAATAATTTAATTGATCAGGTGACGAATAATAACAGAATCACCGTCTATACCGGGGCTGAAATACAAGACTCGGACGGCTACCCTGGAAACTATCGAACAACAATTAAAGTAAGCGATAAAATCGAAGAGCTTGAGCACGGCGGGAGCGTATTAGCTACCGGTGCCGGTGCCGCAAAAACTGAAGAGTATCTTTATGGCCGGCACCCGCAGGTGGTAACCCAAGTTGAATTAGAAGAAAAACTGGCATCGGGAGACGGCACAGACCTGGAAAATATAGTGATGATACAGTGCGTAGGCTCAAGAGATCAAAACAGGCCTTACTGCAGCCGAATATGCTGTCAGCAGGCACTCAAAAATGCACTCAAGCTTAAGGAGATCAATCCCAGTGCCAACATATATATACTTTACCGTGACATTCGGTCCTATGGGCTGATGGAGAAATACTACACCAGGGCCAGACAAAAAGGTATCATCTTTATCCGTTACAATGAACAAGAAAAGCCTAAAGTAAGCGAGCAGGATAACACCCTTTCCGTAACTGTTAAAGAACATGTACTAGGCGAGCTTATCACCATTGAGCCGCACTTACTGGTGCTCAGTACCGGCATCGTGCCCAACACGGAAAACCAGAGGCTCAGTCAGCTGTTCAAAGTGCCATTGGACGCTGACGGGTTCCTTTTAGAAGCTCATATGAAGTTGCGCCCGGTTGATTTCTCTGCCGAAGGACTTTATCTGTGCGGGCTGGCTCATGCCCCGAAACTGGTGGGAGAATCAGTGCAGCAGGCCAATGCAGCGGCTATGCGGGCGGCCACACTGCTATCCAAGGAAAAATTGGAAAATGTAGGCATTACCGCCACGGTGAATAAGAAGCGCTGCGTAGGCTGCGGGGTATGCGTGGAGGCGTGCAGTTATAATGCGCGGGAAATTGATCCTATCAATAAGGTGGCTAAGGTAACTGATGTACTTTGTCAGGGCTGCGGTGCGTGCGTGGTGGCTTGCCCTAACGGTGCCACGCAACAGAAAGGTTTTGAAAAGTCACAAATGCTGGCGGCCTTAAAGGCTGCACTGCTGTAA
- a CDS encoding disulfide reductase yields the protein MAIPYFPGCTLKTKATGLDDSTRATLAALGLEVAELPEWTCCGTVYPLAQDNYMGKVAAARILINASKEDDGRLVTVCSFCYNVLKRVNHAIKNDEETRTKLTQFLEEEYAGETKLVHPLELLRDDVGFDSLQKKVNNKLKGIKVASYYGCMLSRPATEMQFDEEPENPTVMEDLVSAMGAEAVDFKYKTTCCGSYQVMKTYDLVVKKVREILEGAKAKGAQVIITSCPLCQFNLDWIQEKIAEEDSSFNKIPVLYFTQLLGVALDVPVEKLGLEKNYVDPKPLLQG from the coding sequence ATGGCCATTCCGTATTTCCCAGGGTGTACATTAAAAACCAAGGCCACGGGGTTGGATGACTCCACTCGGGCAACACTGGCCGCTTTAGGGTTGGAAGTAGCCGAACTGCCTGAATGGACTTGCTGTGGGACGGTATATCCGCTGGCCCAGGATAACTACATGGGTAAGGTAGCGGCAGCCCGTATTTTAATCAATGCATCCAAAGAAGATGACGGCCGCCTGGTTACAGTATGTTCTTTTTGCTATAACGTGCTTAAGCGTGTTAACCATGCTATTAAGAATGATGAAGAAACTCGTACAAAATTAACCCAGTTCTTAGAAGAGGAATATGCAGGGGAAACAAAGCTTGTTCATCCTTTGGAACTGCTCAGGGATGATGTTGGGTTTGATTCCCTGCAGAAAAAGGTGAACAATAAGTTGAAAGGTATCAAAGTGGCGAGTTACTACGGGTGTATGCTTTCCCGCCCGGCTACGGAGATGCAATTTGATGAGGAACCGGAAAATCCCACAGTCATGGAAGATTTAGTTAGTGCTATGGGAGCAGAGGCAGTTGACTTTAAGTATAAGACCACATGTTGTGGGTCTTACCAGGTAATGAAAACATATGATTTGGTGGTTAAGAAAGTGCGGGAAATCCTTGAAGGCGCGAAAGCGAAGGGTGCCCAAGTTATTATCACCAGCTGTCCACTCTGTCAATTTAACCTCGATTGGATACAAGAAAAAATAGCGGAAGAAGACAGTAGTTTTAACAAAATACCGGTGTTGTATTTTACTCAGCTTTTAGGTGTGGCTCTCGACGTGCCTGTTGAAAAGCTGGGATTAGAAAAGAATTATGTCGATCCTAAACCGTTGTTACAAGGTTAA
- a CDS encoding 4Fe-4S dicluster domain-containing protein, whose product MVKDGFTSKIKEISEQNPNLCMQCGTCSASCTGIGAMEELPRQVMRLLQLGKDRVLESPSIWMCTTCLTCTARCPRGIDIARVMEALRVVNLRQGNEVLVLEDIPLELLTEVPQMALTSGFRKLSA is encoded by the coding sequence ATGGTCAAGGATGGTTTTACGTCTAAGATTAAAGAAATTAGTGAACAAAATCCCAACCTCTGCATGCAGTGTGGGACCTGCAGTGCGAGCTGCACAGGGATTGGTGCGATGGAAGAGCTGCCCAGGCAGGTAATGCGCCTGCTTCAACTGGGAAAAGACAGGGTGCTGGAATCTCCGTCTATTTGGATGTGCACTACATGTCTTACTTGCACTGCCCGCTGCCCGCGCGGTATTGATATTGCCCGCGTAATGGAGGCATTGCGAGTGGTTAACCTGCGTCAAGGAAACGAGGTTCTGGTTCTGGAAGATATTCCGCTGGAACTGCTGACGGAAGTTCCCCAAATGGCCTTGACCAGTGGATTTCGCAAACTTAGCGCATAA
- a CDS encoding universal stress protein — translation MNGGSDLIKQILVCLDGEEHSQKAQEYAIFLAGAVNARITALHVENPYLKQFHHEIYATGRREYVAYVDDMLQDQCAEILTYFGKQAQVKDLKYNTKSRHGVPLEEIVGETQDNYYDIVVVGGKRLRGLEKYKSGNLPEKLQKVLDVPLLTVKIQ, via the coding sequence ATGAACGGAGGCAGTGATTTGATAAAGCAAATTTTGGTTTGCCTCGACGGAGAGGAACATTCTCAGAAGGCACAGGAATATGCTATTTTTTTAGCGGGAGCAGTTAATGCACGGATTACTGCCTTACATGTCGAAAACCCGTATTTGAAACAGTTTCATCATGAGATTTATGCTACCGGTCGCAGGGAATATGTGGCGTACGTGGATGATATGCTGCAGGATCAGTGTGCCGAGATTCTTACCTATTTTGGCAAACAGGCACAGGTAAAAGACTTGAAATACAATACCAAAAGTCGCCACGGTGTGCCCCTGGAGGAAATTGTTGGTGAAACGCAAGATAACTATTACGATATTGTGGTTGTCGGAGGTAAGCGATTACGCGGGTTGGAAAAGTACAAATCGGGAAACCTGCCGGAAAAGCTGCAAAAAGTTTTAGATGTGCCGCTGTTAACGGTAAAAATACAGTAG